Proteins encoded together in one Microplitis mediator isolate UGA2020A chromosome 7, iyMicMedi2.1, whole genome shotgun sequence window:
- the LOC130671161 gene encoding uncharacterized protein LOC130671161, giving the protein MKREEIIKQRDILRKISQASDAIRQKHKMLKLGKDTAEKAMSEMFKPIVTPLQSLVDSSPPTSKQKIKEEIKQEIKQENSSLKDLSEHGNDDDDDDGQSLYDSIISQNNTGARSKNLDDTLLSRTPTSTSTPAKTGDLSKSYINKFNSFSNEIDSRYGVRRKFNKLFIGDSNIAFKDNKIMVQDKSYPMTSGLLELLFKKSPIDSLVTQNDRKKYFEILEKTNTHRKHYKADGEIFIDSTPKFDNYIADFLAKHNYSSSGGGIPNLMIARKKKTPIDYVYWDDPNELIDRLRLLMASQAAGNPSHTNEIISIIEELREAEIIY; this is encoded by the coding sequence ATGAAGCGTGAGGAGATAATAAAGCAAAGGGATATATTGCGCAAAATATCTCAGGCTAGCGATGCTATCCGACagaaacataaaatgttaaagTTGGGTAAAGATACCGCTGAAAAGGCCATGAGTGAGATGTTTAAGCCAATAGTTACACCTTTGCAAAGTCTAGTAGACTCATCACCACCAacatcaaaacaaaaaattaaagaagagATCAAACAAGAGATCAAACAAGAGAACTCATCGTTAAAGGATTTATCTGAGCATGGcaacgatgatgatgatgatgatggtcaGAGTTTATACGATAGTATAATTTCCCAAAATAATACAGGTGCAAGAAGCAAAAATCTTGATGACACACTTTTATCAAGAACACCTACTTCAACAAGTACGCCAGCTAAAACGGGTGATTTATCGAAAagttacataaataaattcaatagcTTCAGTAATGAAATAGATTCACGGTATGGTGTACGCagaaagtttaataaattatttatcggtGATTCTAATATTGCATTTaaggataataaaattatggttCAAGATAAATCATATCCAATGACTTCTGGGCTATTAgaactattatttaaaaagtcacCCATTGACTCGCTTGTCACACAGAATGACCGAAAGAAATACTTTGAAATTCTTGAAAAAACTAATACCCACAGAAAACATTACAAAGCGGATGgtgaaatttttatcgattcaacaccgaaatttgataattatattgcTGATTTTCTCGCTAAGCACAATTACTCATCATCTGGAGGGGGAATACCAAATTTAATGATAGCAAGAAAGAAGAAAACACCCATAGACTATGTATATTGGGATGATCCTAATGAACTGATTGATCGTCTTCGTCTTCTCATGGCTTCTCAAGCAGCTGGTAATCCGAGTCATACGaatgaaataatttcaattattgaaGAGTTACGAGAGgctgaaattatttattaa